Proteins co-encoded in one Bremerella sp. TYQ1 genomic window:
- a CDS encoding DUF1257 domain-containing protein codes for MSHVVTIETEVRDVTAIRQATRRLQLPEPTYGEVRLFNDRKRGWAIQLRDWRYPVVADVTTGRLDYDNYNGHWGSQKELDQFLQRYAVERATIEARKQGHTAVEQSLPDGSIKLVIQVGG; via the coding sequence ATGTCACACGTCGTCACCATTGAAACAGAAGTGCGTGATGTTACGGCGATCCGCCAGGCAACACGGCGACTTCAACTTCCCGAGCCTACGTACGGTGAGGTTCGCTTGTTCAACGATCGCAAGCGGGGCTGGGCGATCCAACTTCGAGATTGGCGTTACCCGGTCGTCGCCGACGTGACGACCGGTCGGCTCGATTACGACAACTACAACGGCCATTGGGGCAGCCAGAAAGAACTCGATCAGTTTCTGCAGCGGTATGCCGTCGAACGGGCGACGATCGAGGCCCGCAAGCAAGGTCACACCGCCGTTGAACAGTCGCTTCCGGACGGAAGCATTAAGCTCGTCATTCAAGTTGGAGGGTAG
- a CDS encoding DUF2997 domain-containing protein — translation MKIIEITVSPTGRTRLETRGFQSSECREASRFLEAALGQQTSETLTAEFHASEITQQNQIEQKE, via the coding sequence TTGAAAATCATTGAGATCACCGTCAGCCCCACAGGCAGGACACGCCTCGAAACGCGGGGCTTTCAGAGCTCAGAGTGTCGCGAGGCAAGTCGCTTCCTGGAAGCTGCCTTGGGACAACAAACGTCCGAGACGCTTACAGCCGAGTTCCACGCCTCGGAAATCACGCAACAAAATCAAATCGAACAGAAGGAATAA
- a CDS encoding ATP-dependent endonuclease, with protein sequence MDPIPKHPSHGTIDLARVLVIVEGTNDIEFLRRISLTLHAHDRDLPNLAEMEQQGHLVFVPFGGSNLPSWTHRFASLGKPEFFLLDHEVPPETEQRQELAQVINQRPQCRAVLTHKRSLENYLHPAAIREVAPIELTFGDFDPVAILVAKQLYENGLHDRPWELLSRRSQNRLSSRAKRWLNTQCAGHMTVDHLRDRDPEGEIASWLTTIGRLAHSA encoded by the coding sequence ATGGATCCCATACCCAAACATCCATCCCACGGAACGATCGACCTGGCACGTGTTCTGGTGATTGTCGAGGGAACCAACGACATTGAGTTCCTTCGCCGGATTTCGTTAACGCTGCATGCTCACGATCGGGACCTGCCGAACCTGGCCGAAATGGAACAGCAAGGGCACTTGGTATTCGTTCCCTTCGGGGGCAGCAACTTGCCCAGCTGGACCCATCGGTTCGCTTCCCTTGGCAAGCCGGAGTTCTTCTTGCTCGACCATGAAGTGCCGCCGGAAACGGAACAGCGTCAGGAATTGGCCCAAGTAATCAACCAGCGTCCACAATGTCGTGCGGTGCTTACACACAAGCGTAGCCTGGAAAACTATCTTCATCCAGCAGCGATCCGAGAGGTTGCTCCGATCGAGCTTACGTTCGGCGATTTTGACCCGGTGGCCATCCTCGTCGCCAAGCAACTCTATGAGAACGGCCTCCACGACAGGCCTTGGGAACTCTTGTCGCGTCGCTCTCAGAATCGCCTGTCCAGCCGCGCCAAACGTTGGCTCAACACGCAGTGCGCAGGCCACATGACGGTAGACCACCTTCGGGACCGAGATCCTGAAGGCGAAATCGCCAGTTGGCTGACCACGATCGGGCGTCTAGCCCACTCTGCCTAA